CTACCTAGAGCCCGTCCTAGCCCTAACGTACCTGTAAACATAATCAGCTAGAGCTCTAGGGTTCCTAGTCTGCATGTAGACTCTCCCAGGGCCCTTCAGATCCACCACTATACCCTCACCCCCGAGCACAGCCGACTTCAGTCCGCTGAAGAGCTTAGCGTCCCAGCTTACGGTTGAGTCCATCGCCACCAAGTGAAAGTTATCTATCGTAGCTCCCTCGTCGACTTTGAGCTCCCTCGCCTCCAAGGCCCCGTAGCTCCCCAGCCAAACGACGCCCTTACCGCTCAGCTTGAGCCAGAAGAGCTGCCCCTCCGCTAACAGCCCCCTGATCCCCGTGAAAACTATACCTATGTCGATGTCACCTGAGTGAGCTAGGTAGCTCGTGTCCTGAACTATCAGATCCTTCTTACCGTCGATCTCCACTGTCGCTACATCGCCCGGCAGCTCCGGAGCGAGCCATAACTCCCCCTCTCCCTTAGCTGTGAAAGTGTTCAGGAAGAGGGATTCCCCGCCCAGGAATGCCCTCTTCAGGGAGCTGGTCACTCCGCCATAAGCTTGAGTCCTGACCTCGAGGCCGGGGCTCATGAATATCATGGAGCCGGCTTCGGCCGTGACACTCTCCCCGGGGCTCAGGCTGATCTTGAGGATGCTGTAGCTAGGCCTAGACGTAATTTCGTACCTCAATCAGACCACCTAGTCATGATACAGAAGCTAAGGCTGCTTGAACTCTAGCTCATCGAGTATGAGCGCCAGGGACTTCCCGAAGAAGACCCCGAAGAAGACCCCCGCTATGGCCCCACCTACCCAGGGGATCACGGAGCCTATCGCCCCGATTATGAGGAGTATTACGAACATTATTACAAGCCATATCAAGTACCTTGCGAAGCCGATCCTCTCTATAAGCCCCCAGTTCTCGCTGAAAGCGAATATCTTCGAGAAGTTCCCGGTCCTCACCATGTTCCCTATTGCGATCACCCCCATGAACATGAAGGCGAAGAGGAGTATCAAGCCGATGATGAGGAAGGGCGTGAAGATCAGGGACGACATGACCCCTCCATAGCTCTCTCGCGGGAGAGTGAGGCCTATCCCTCCAACCATCATTATCAACGCTGGGATTAAAGCATATATCAAAGCCGCTATGAATATTAGGAGGCCGTCAACGAATAGCTTCCCGTAGTCGGACAGTTTGGGAGGATCCTCAGGGCTCTCCCTGATTATCTTAGCCATGTATCCTGTGAAGATGAAGTTAACTAACGGTATCAAGTTGATGACTATCAGGAGGATCAGGTTCCCTATATCGCTGAAGAGCTTACCCGTGAAGGATGCCGCTCTATTCAGGTTCTCGCTTAACTCCATAACAACCCCTTTTTGTTTAAGCCCGCTTTTATATAAAGTTTTCAGGTCAACTGCCGTGTTAAATTTTTACATTTAAGTGGTGAAACTGAGAGATAATAAGATTTAATCTGTTTCGAAGCTGAAGCAGACTATTAAAATTCCTATTTTTAAGACCTTCATGTGAAATATTTTTGAATTATTCTGGGATCCCCAGCCTCCCTTTGAAGTAATCCAAGGAGTATATGGCGGCAGCAGGGTTATGCCCCGTCACCCTGTCCTTCGCGATTAAGTACGTTACTGGAGCCTTAGAGCTCATCATGAAGAGGGTATCGTGCCCCACGCATAATCCGATCACCACGTTCAACTGAGTACCGATGCTGTTCAACAGTTCAGCTTGAACTAGGGGATTGCAAATGGATTCATGCTTCCCGGGCTCGAGCTTATCACTCTCACTCAAACCTAACGAGCTCTTATCCACGCCTCCGCACTTACAGCAAACTGAGTGAACATCGAAGCCCTTGCTCTCTAAGTACTCGTGCACCCTCTCGGCTTCCCAGCTCAGCCCTATGCAGAAGGCGATCCCTATCCTCTTGAAGCCAAGTCTTTCAGCGAACTCAGCTACTTCTCTGAGCCTGGGCCAGAAGCAGTAACCATCCTTCTCTATCTTAGAGGCAGCTTCATGCATCTTCCTCACTTCTTCGCTCTCATAACCCCTCATCGCTCTAGCTATGACCTCGGGGTACGCTTTGATGGGGCAGTAGTTGGGTACCTCGGGGGGATTCGAGTAGCAGTTCTTCACCCTACAGAGAGCGCACTTAAGGGCTTCTCGGGGCACTTAGGTCACTTCATCGTCCCCTCGGGAGTAATTAATAAAAATGCGCTAGAGCGTCACCAACTCCCTAGTTGCCTTAGTGAGCCTCTCCCCTCTCCCACTGACGATGGCCACGTCGTCCTCTATCCTAACTCCGAACTCCCCCTCTAAGTACACTCCGGGCTCTATGGTGAATACCATACCGTTCCTCAACTCGGTCTCACTGTTGGG
This is a stretch of genomic DNA from Candidatus Korarchaeum sp.. It encodes these proteins:
- a CDS encoding DUF4013 domain-containing protein, which encodes MELSENLNRAASFTGKLFSDIGNLILLIVINLIPLVNFIFTGYMAKIIRESPEDPPKLSDYGKLFVDGLLIFIAALIYALIPALIMMVGGIGLTLPRESYGGVMSSLIFTPFLIIGLILLFAFMFMGVIAIGNMVRTGNFSKIFAFSENWGLIERIGFARYLIWLVIMFVILLIIGAIGSVIPWVGGAIAGVFFGVFFGKSLALILDELEFKQP
- a CDS encoding TIGR00266 family protein, whose translation is MRYEITSRPSYSILKISLSPGESVTAEAGSMIFMSPGLEVRTQAYGGVTSSLKRAFLGGESLFLNTFTAKGEGELWLAPELPGDVATVEIDGKKDLIVQDTSYLAHSGDIDIGIVFTGIRGLLAEGQLFWLKLSGKGVVWLGSYGALEARELKVDEGATIDNFHLVAMDSTVSWDAKLFSGLKSAVLGGEGIVVDLKGPGRVYMQTRNPRALADYVYRYVRARTGSR
- a CDS encoding DUF1847 domain-containing protein, giving the protein MPREALKCALCRVKNCYSNPPEVPNYCPIKAYPEVIARAMRGYESEEVRKMHEAASKIEKDGYCFWPRLREVAEFAERLGFKRIGIAFCIGLSWEAERVHEYLESKGFDVHSVCCKCGGVDKSSLGLSESDKLEPGKHESICNPLVQAELLNSIGTQLNVVIGLCVGHDTLFMMSSKAPVTYLIAKDRVTGHNPAAAIYSLDYFKGRLGIPE